AACTTGCATCATTACCCCTCTGGTTTCCTGCAGTTCTTTCACGTGACGGAGTTTTCATCATTCAGTTATTTAAATGAACTAATATTTATCCATAAGGAGAGCTCTAATTTCTTCCTCTGCAATATTTTTAACCCGGCGTTCTATAAAGGCCCTCGTATTAAAATTAAAATATTAGCCAAAGATCAGTTTTGTGTTTCTCCCCTTGCCACTCTTGTATCATAATGCCAACTCCTCAAAGTATTATGTTTGACCGTTAAGTTTGTACGAGGAAACGACTAAAACAGGTAGTGATACAACTTTGATCACGGCTAAAACAAGTGTAAAACATCTAAACTTAACTTAGAAACGATTAGCAGAGACTAAATGGAATGGCTAGAGGCTATCTTCTATGCAAAGGTAAATAAGAAGCATGAAAATTCCGAATACCTTTTAACTGAAGGAACCATTTTCTCTGGGGACGCCCTGGAATATGCTTTATATCCTGTACATTTCGTAGGCAATGTATAGTTCAGCGAGTACATGACAAAATATATAACTACTTGAAGAAAATGTCTAGCCATCTCTTGTAGTGGACAGaatcaagcaagcaagcaaatgcAAGCAGTGGACAAAGGTTGAGCATCTGGTAAAGAATACAGACAGATAGGTCGTGGATACAGGCTAAATAAACACTTAACCCCTGAAGCTATAATTTAACTAAGGGAATGGCGCTAGTAAGCATCTGGTTTTTGTAGTTTATGTGGCTCTGTATATTCAGTATTTCGCAGACTGCATTTCAATACCACACCTACGCTGAACTTTTTTTCGAAAATGTCTACAGGTGGCGACTGCCCACCTGAACGATTTCCATTAAATTGCTTAcgcgatcaatagtttctttacagGGAGTTCTACACAGAGAGGGGTGACCCTATGGGAAAAACGGACAAAGGACATAAGCTACAGCAATGCGGAGAAGTTTGTGACCCAGGCCTGGAGGATCGTTTTACAAATTAATCGGGAGCAGTGCCACCTCCCGTTAGATGGGGTTCGTTAGCGCGTGCTTACAGAGAACTGGAGAAGTTGACAGGTACTAGTCATTAGTCTCAGCATACTATCTAACTTTTAAGACACTAAATCAACCAGTACACAAAATTCAAAAACAGCTACACTAGCAAAAACATACTTAAGGACCTAAAATTAGAGCAAATCAAATGAATGGCCAAACAGGATAGCAAAACAACTCAGTAAGACACAGCCTTTCTGGATGCTAGATATTGGATGGGAGGAAAGAAGAGTCGTGATTGTCGGCACTGTTTCCTACCAACTGCCCGACTTGCACGACCAATGAGGCAAGGGAAGATGGTTAGCACAGACCAGGTCCTACAGCCTATATATTTGGGTTGAAAAGCCTTGATAAGTTTTAGTGGGCTTTGTAGTGAATACGTATAGGTCCAAGTATCAGTGTATATCAAAACATAATACAGTAGTTTAGTAACTtattgttgacaaatgaaaatacacCAAACAGGCAAACAGATAAAACAACGCAATCAAATTTCAGGTTTCAGTTTAAAATGTCACTCCTAGCAGAAAAATATCCGGTGCCATGATTTGCAGTCTACAGGCCAAACTATATCAAAACATTCTCATGGATGATATTTAATGCAATAAGAAAAAAATTACCTACTGAAAAGATGTGCCACTTCTTCACATTCCTCAGGCTCATAGAACCAAATTCCAATAATTTCGGCTGCAGCATTGGTGTATATTATGTAAGGAACTTCCACCTTGTAATCAAAACCGCCCAGGAGATCCTCGACCAGATTTTCTGCTTACAAGAGGAAGGCAACACAAAAtgagcatatactccctccgtcccaaaataagtgtctttgatttagtacaatttagtacaaagttgtactaaatcaaagACAGTTAtttcgggatggagggagtacatgtcatGCAAGCTAATTATTCAAGATAGCATTTTATACCAACCAGCTACACATTTTCTTACAAACCAAACACACGATTCAGTAAGGTTTTCAAGTGAGCTACATTTTGTTGTGGAAGGTCCTGTACAACCTCTTATATAAACCGAACAGGAACCAGCATACAAACAATATATACCCCTGGGATGCTCAAGAGTTATTTTCTTAATGGAGGATGCATAAGAGAGGATGTTTCCTGATATGAAGATTGAGGGATGCATTAATTTATCCCAAAACGCTAAAAGCAAAGTTTATAATTTGAACATACATATACTGATACAATAGTTATAAATATAAGCAATCAGTAATGCGTCCCATTTTATCTCATAGTAGTATATAACAATTCAAAGAAAAACCACTCCCCCTATGTACGATTTGTCTCCAGATGTTTAATAGATAGGCATGATTTATTTACATAAGGAATCTAGAACTGCAAAAAATACCTGTATTTCGACGATTCATGATGAGAAACTGGAATCTGGGTTGGGTGTTCCTGCAAGAATGTGAAGTTTTATTACGAAATGCACACTCTAAAGCACTTTATAGGCCCAACAAATTTGCATCTCAGAAGAATACAAGAGGGCATCTGGTCATAAGTACTAAAAGTGCAAATAGCTGTAGATGCCGAAAACCTCAAATGTAATGTTTACCGGTAGGCATTGTACTGTTTCAGGAGCATACATCACCGAATTTACATGTAAGCTATTTGTAAGATCAGCAACAAACAGTTCAATGCAGGTGTCCAGAGATCATATGCAGAATACTAGCAGGGTCCAAAACCCTCAACGGCCGATAGCTTGTGACAGGCAGAAACTACCCACAAGTATCAATAAACAGTACTGAAAATTCCACACTAACATGTCTTAATCAACATTTGACAATCTAATAGAAATTACACTGCAAATATTTCAGGCAGCGCAGGAAAATAAGAACTAGCAAACATTTTTCACTATCAACAAAATTCTAATATCCTCTTCCTATATACAGGGAATTTCTGAAGTACACGGCAACAGAGTAATACACAGAGCAAAGACCACTAGAAAGCCAATTGAATGGTCATGACTGAAAATGCACAAGCAAACACCCAAGTAACTCTGGGAATTCCACAAGCATCCACGAAACATCGCAAAAATGTTGTAATAATCTTCGTTGTGTAGGGAAATGCTTAACCACGATATAATGCCATGGTCGAGAAGTCAGATACAAAATCACCATGACATTCCATTCCATTCCGTTTTTCTTCCAGGGACGATTTCAGTTCTCTTATCTGAAAATCGGCAACACCAGCACTCGACTACAAGCCCAAGTGATTGGGAATTCCGCAAGTCGGCCGGAAGCCCGGAGCCAATGTCGCAATCCACAGCAAATCAGTCAGGGTCGGGGCATGAACCTCTTGACGACGAAGAGCGACCCCTCCACGCCCTTGTGGCTCTGCACAAACACACGCGTACACAGAGATCGAGTCAGCAACCGCGAAGCAGGGCGTCGAGAAGGGGGGAGGGTTAGGCGGAGGGCGCGGGGGGGGCGGGGGAGGAGGGCAGTACCCATCGGACCGTGTCCTGGTCGAAGCTGTAGGCGGTGACGCTGGCGGCGGTGATGAGGATGTCGGCGACGGCGGGGTCGAGGCGCCGCAGAACGGTGAGGTTGAGCAGCCGCGTGCCCTCCCGGTCCGCCCCCAGGTTCGGCATCACCTTgctccgcctcccgccgccgccgcgccgcgccatgAGGGAAACCCTAGCCGGCGGCCGGAGCGGCTCTCGGTCTGGGGTTTTGGACGGCCGGGCCGGGTGATCGCTGACGAGGGCGCTTTTGCCGCGCACGCCGTGGCACCGCCGCCGTGTGCGTGACAGCTGCCTGCGCCACGCCGGCCCACTTGTCGGTCGCCGGATGGAGCGGCGACGGGGCTCTCATCCACGCGGCTATCCTTtgccttttttttttttttgagttgcCTGCGTCTCCCAAACCAGTGAGGAGTTTCTGATCCAAGAAGGGGCTCTTCAAATGGGCCTGTAGGAGACGTTCACAGTTGAAGGGCCTATTGCTTTTCTAGTAGCCTAACAAAAACCGCGAGAGCTATATCTCGCCGCTGCCGATTCCTATCAGGTATCGCCTACAGGCGGGCGACTGTCGGTCCGGCACAACGCTGTAGCAATTGCAAGTTTCCTTCTGCTGTTCTTGTCTTCCCACTGTTTGTATTACGGTATTCTtcgggtttattttattttattttttacaatacAATCTACATTATCATAAGCATTGTACATTTTTCCTATATAGAAGGAACATTTTTGGTGTACTCATTTAACATTTACTATCAAATACTACACGATTAGCATATTTCAAATATATATGTTTCATTCCTACCCTTTTTTATACATGTTGTACTTTTTTGTATACATCTAGGACATTTTTCTATAcactaacatttttaaatacatattTTCACATTTTATTTTAATACTTGTTTTGAAAAAATCGAATATGTGTTAAACGAATTCAATTATGTTGGAACATTTTTGTATGATACGAAACAATTTTTTTGACTATGCTAACATTTATTACATTGgataaatatttttttaaaaattgtgACAGTCATTTTGTTTGTACCACGTGCACATTTTTGTGTAAATTGTTGTATTGTCGTCAACCACCCAAAAGGGgggattgaaagggcatttcctgCCTTAACTGTTTTGGTGTTGATGACAATGCAATTTGCGGACTAACCGTGTGCCTGAGCTACACATGTATACTCTTTATAGCACAATAGGGTTGGGCACCCCTCCGAATGGAAAAGACTGAAGACGGCATTTCCGATGCATTTTATATCTTTGGTCGTAGAAAATTCATACTATTAAGAGCGGGTCCGCATTGGAAGGTACGGGTGAATCAAACACGTACACAGCTACATATTGTGCCCACATATAGCCTTTCGTTTCGAGGAGAGAGTCTCTTATCCAAGCTATGTAGAATAACTTACCCAGAGCAGTGTACCGCGAGTAGCCCCGATTGTATCGCTCCATTGTGGAATGGTCACTATGGCTGCTGCCCTGGCGGTTGCACCGGGTGCAAGGGCAGTTGTACCAGCATGTCCGCAGGGGGTTCAATCGAGCCGTGCACCAGCCCAACCACCGTGAAAGGGTGTTTTCCTTTCACACATGGGTTGTGGTACCTAGCGATGGCTGCTCGGTTGTTCCAATAGTTGAATAACTACCGGTACAACCAGGGTCCCAGGAAATTGTACCGCTAGGGTCTTAGCAACTCCTAGATGCCATTCTCGGGGCGGTTGTATCAGTGCAGGTATCTCCCCAACCACCGCGGGTAGGGTGATTCCACTCGAGTTTGGGGTGTGTTATCGGGCGGTGGTCGACCGACTATTCCGGTTTATCTTTATAAACCAAGACAACCAGGACACCATGTGGTTGTACCATTCCGGCTCTTCAAATGGGCAGACGTGCCtagggcggttgtaccgctgccccaGCGATTGTACCGCCCCTATGCGGTTTGCACATAACGGCTGGATTTGCATCAACCCTATAAGAGGTGGTGGTTCTTCCACCTCCGGGCCATCTCTTACCCCCCCCCCTCTCCTCCATTGATGCCCTGAGCTATTTCTTGTCGGGTCTCCTtttctagccaaccaaacttgttgatttgctagggattgaggaAGGACACCTAGATCTACACTTTCACCAAGTGAATTTTGACCCCCCATACTTTCACttatggatcttgttactcttgggtgtttgggcaccataGACAgaagaggtcacctcggagccacatttcatcatggtgaagctttgtggtggtgttgggagcctcTAATTATATTGTGAAAAGAGCCTcggtcttgtttgtaaaggtttcggTTGTCGTCTTCAAGGGCACCGCTAGTGGATTCACGGCACCTTGTATTTGTGTGAGGCGTGAGGAGAATAAGGTGGTCCTAGGGACGCATGAGCATTGTGCCTCACACCTCACCAATGGAGATGTGCCTCCCCCAAAGAAGGGAACTCCGACAACACATTCTCGTCTCCATCGATTCCACTTGcgattattgatacgtctccgacgtatctataatttataaagtattttCATGTTATATTTACATGAGTTCTATATGGTATTTTGGTGCACTgactaacatattaatctagtgcctagtgtcagttgttgtttttagcTTGTTTTTGGGTTTTACAGAAAAATCGATGCATGCGAAGGTCCAAACACGACAAAACTTGTTAATGATTTTTTGGAAcataagagacccccgaagcttcgatGGAGGACTAGAAGACacatgaggtggccacaaggcagggggtgtgCCCGGGGCGTAGGTAGGTCCGTTCTACCTTGTGGGTCCCTCATAAATCCATTTGGCGTGATTCTAATGCCGAAAaaccctataaatagagaaacccccGGAAATAGACCTAGAACTTCTCCTCCGCTGCCGCAGgcctgtgatgccccgagaccggcgctccagatgccttccatgttttccgagtttcatcgtgtgattttgttttgttcgtgcattcatctctgcatcatgtgcattgcatcatgtcatcttgcacccctttt
Above is a window of Triticum dicoccoides isolate Atlit2015 ecotype Zavitan chromosome 5B, WEW_v2.0, whole genome shotgun sequence DNA encoding:
- the LOC119312707 gene encoding mRNA-decapping enzyme-like protein isoform X2, with the translated sequence MARRGGGGRRSKVMPNLGADREGTRLLNLTVLRRLDPAVADILITAASVTAYSFDQDTVRWSHKGVEGSLFVVKRNTQPRFQFLIMNRRNTENLVEDLLGGFDYKVEVPYIIYTNAAAEIIGIWFYEPEECEEVAHLFSR